NNNACTAATCTACCAGTAATCACAGCAGTAATGCCTATTGTGGATATCCTTATCCAGAGCCATGCCTTTAGTATTTACTGTGTTTTTCTAATCAACAGGCTCTGATGAATGTAAATGCTCGTTTGAGAGAACTGTACCCAGACAGCGAGGAGCTGTTTGATATTGTGCTGATGACTAATAATCACGCCCAGGTCGGAGTTCGCCTCATCAACAGCATCAATTACTATGGTAATAACATTTACTACCCCATAATTTAGCCTTTGATAGCGATCATCattacattctttaaaaaaatctttattatacACAGACCAACatgcaacaagaaaaaaaaatagaaaaaagtctGTGCAGGCACACAGATCAAAATACAGATAAAGACCGCTACAAtggcttacttttttttttcataaggttCACAGCAGGCAAATGCAAAAGTACTACATTGtacatattatgcaaacaataATTACATGGATTTTCTCTCTGCAGATCTAACTATAGAGAGATTTTGCATGACGGGTGGAGAGAGTCCAATTGGTTACCTAAAGGCCTACATGACCAACCTCTACCTGTCCAAAGATTCAAAGAAAGTACAAGAAGCTATTGAAGAaggtattaaaaaatatttatgcattgTGATCTAAATGGGATTTTCATtccactgaagaagaaaaagtatttaaattagcTCAACATGAAGTTAAATTTGCTTTAAATGGCCATTTTCACAGGAATAGCAGCCGCCACAATGTTCCCCTGCGACAGTGAGAATGAGCTCAGTGACACACAATTGCGTGTAGCCTTCGATGGAGATGCAGTTTTATTTTCCGACGAGTCTGAGATTATTGTAAAGAAACACGGATTGGACACTTTCTTTAGGCACGAGAAAGAGTTTGAGAACAAGCCTCTTGCACAGGTAAACTAAGACTGGGTAATACAGCTGCTACTAACtaatgttcattattaaaattgttTCTAAAATTATCTCCATGTTGTATTTGGAGCATGCAATGTCCCTTTTATCTTTGATTTGGCATTGCATCATCTTTTAGGGCCCCCTGAAATGTTTCCTGGAAACACTGGGTAAACTCCAGCGCAAGTTCTACACAAAAAACCAAAGAATCAGCTGCCCTATTCGCACTTACCTCGTCACAGCTCGAAGTGCTGCTAGCGCTGGGGCCCGCGTTCTGAAAACTCTACGGAGCTGGGGGTTGGAGGTAGACGAGGCCCTCTTTTTGGCTGGGGCTCCTAAGGGGCCTCTCTTACAGAAGATCAAGCCTCACATCTTCTTTGATGATCAGATGTTTCACATCGAGGGTGCCCAGGAGCTTGGTACAATCGCTGCTCATGTGCCCTATGGGATTGGACAGAAGTATCATAAGGGGAAACACATAGATACAAGTgatactgaaaaaaatgaaaagatttgATTGTCAAATGCAATTGTCCCAATTCTTTAGGTACCTCAACACCTATTCAGTGTCTTACATTTGATCTATACAACggctaaaatataaatgtttacttatattaataataaacagggaaGTGAAGCACATGCATAAAAGTCTCTGCAAGTTATAGGtaactgtatttatgtatttggttGCATCAGAGACAGTTTTGAACCTTGATCTATACAGATGGATTGCtagaaatataaatacaaagaAGCTACGGTGCTCAAAATGATCTAGTATATACTGGGCTAATGCTTCAGCAGTGCGAGGTTAAACTACATGCTGCagccctttatttttattttttaaagagaatAATGTGCAATTAGATGCATTTACCAATATGTATGCCTTGATTACTATGAAATCATAAAGATGTTTAATCAAGAGTTTAATTTAGAATATGTAATTCTTTCTCAGGGAACATACATTGAAActatctgtattttatttatagtgcAAGATGTTATTCTTCTTATACATTTAACAGATGTTTACctacatttagatgttttgttGTAACTTCTTCACTGCTGTACTTAGATATTCAGACTCAATCTTCAGGCAGTTTtcttcactgatgtgtgtgttgcCCACCACCGGTGTTCCTGACAGACCATgccacaataataaatgaattaaaacactgaaataagTATGAGTGTGAAGAAACTGATATTTACAATGGATACCCCTGTGTGTTTACTATGAGGTGTTTGTTGCATGCatgtttaattcttttttttcttttttttggacaaaacaaaaagttaaacACTGGATTTATTCATTATGATGATAACTTAAATGTGTGGTCTTATTTGGTTTGCGCCATAGAGCTATTTAGTTTGAAGTGCTAAAACACATATTTGAATACAAACATAGGTTTAGGAGATTATGTACTTGACAAATTGTACAAATGTTGTAGTCCTTATGTGCGgcaacttagaaaaaaaaaatcatacacaaGTGGTTATTCTCGCTTTAAACCTATTGCTCTTTACTAAATGCTATATTTTACTTCATTACTTAACTTCATGTGTATTGTTAATGAAAATTTAACTTCAAAGTTTTTAGATGTTTCAAGTTATTAATTTATCTCAAACTGTTACCCTGTTGTGTTTTCCACCACCAAGCAATACACTTACGTTGCGTTTTAAGCCGCTATGAATTCTGGGTAATGTAGTCCAACAACATTTTAGTTAGCCTACTTCCCACATGCATGATTGTTTACGCCTACAAACCTGCTCATGAACTAGACTAGACTTTGTTGATGGCCCTAGAAGGCTCAACAGTCAAGCTATTCCCCATTCTAAACATTTGGAGGAAGGCGTCGACATGCTACGGGGCAAAACTATAATCGTGACCGGGGCAAACAGTGGCATTGGAAAAGCCACGGCCGCGGAGATGCTGCGGTGTCAGGGCCGAGTGATCATGGCATGTAGGAACCGAGAACGGGCGGAGAAAGCAGCTCAAGAGATCCAACAGGAGGCCGGACCAGAGCAAGGGGAACTAGTGATCAAACTCTTGGACCTGGCGTCGCTGAAATCTGTCCGTAGTTTTTGCGAAGAGATAATGAAGGTAACGTGCTACATCAAACCAAGCACTGAGTGTTTGTTTCTCTTTTCAGATATTTAGAACGCTCCAGTAAATATAGGGCACGCGTAGCACGCTTTGGTCGAATTGttgtcaaataaaacaaatgcacaatACCCAATTGTGTGCGAGCGTCACGCGCTTTATGCGTGATATCACGCTCGAGAAGTTTGGGAGGGGCACGTGGCTGCGCGCGCATGAAGGTATAGAATTTCGATTAGAATTCATTGGCAAGCTTAAATATATCCTTTTGCAAAATTGTGTATCTAAATAATACTACGGGGAAATAGTGCAtagttaataatttattgatgtagatattttttataatcagtgtaaacattGTACAATTGTGTATGTAAAAAACTTTCACTTTCAACTTTCATAAAACTTCACTATTGTTTGGGGTTGGGGTTGTACAGTTTAGTAGAGTGTGTGAGAACAGTAAACGGTAAAACAATTatagaacaaaaatgtataaaataatcaaTTTCAATTGCGTATTGCTGTTACTACTGTTTTATCTATGGCCCATACTTTCAAATGCCTGTGTATTAAAAAAGAATAGACAATCAGAAGAGAAGTGTAGGTAAATTAGTGTAGATTTTAATTGATTTCTAGGGTTGTGTTTTTTTCCTGTGTTCAGAAATAACTTTAAAACTTGCCATATCTGTTGTATCTCAAACAGGAAGAGTCAAGGATTGACATCCTAATCAACAATGCTGGAATCTACCAGTGTCCATACACCAAATCAGAAGATGGATTCGAGATGCAGTTCGCCGTCAATCATCTGGGTCACTTCTTGCTCACTAACCTCCTGCTGGATCTCCTCAAACGCTCTGCTCCTAGCCGGATCATTGTAGTGTCCTCCAAGCTCTACAAGTACGGTGAAATAAACTTTGATGACCTGAACAGCGAGCAGAGCTATGATAAAGCTTTTGCCTATGCACGGAGTAAACTAGCCAATCTTCTTTTTACTCTGGAGCTCTCTCATCGACTCGAGGAGACCGGTGTGACAGTAAATGCTCTCACCCCAGGGATTGTGCGGACTAACCTGGGCAGGCATGTCCACATCCCACTGCTGATGAAGCCACTATTTAACCTGGCTTCACGGGCCTTCTTTAAGTCCCCTGAGGAAGGTGCACAGACTTCTATCTATCTGGCCTGCTCTCCGGATGTGGAGGGCGTTCAGGGGAAGTGCTTTGCTAACTGTCATGAAGAACAACTATTAGCTAAGGCCACAGATGAGGAGGTGGCCAAGAAACTGTGGGACATCAGTGAGGTGATGGTGGGCATCACAACCTGAAATCTCAAGACTTAAGAATTTAAGTCACCTGTCCTTTATTATTTCAAAATCGACAACTCAGAGAGTAAAGTACCATCAAGCATTTTATCTTGGAAAGAAAACAGGCAAAATGTATGGTTACATCCACAGGAGGGAGCAGTTTTGGCCATTCTTATTCACTTGTGCTTTGAAATGCTAACTGTAAAGTTGCAACTAGCAGATTGTTAGTTCTGCTGCAACaataacaatgtgtgtgtgtttatatattttaaattaatccaGAGTCAACTTCAGTTATCCAGTTCTCATTCTAGTTAGGTTCATAGATTTCAAAACTATGTTCATGTGTTGTTTAAGACTAAATGCAACCTAAATGGGTTATTAACTGGGGCATAACCACAACTAATACAATTTACAAACACTTAACCCTTTCTCTGACTGAAAATGTGTGCTAATAGAACTAAGGATTTCTGAGAGCAATATTGTGCCTAAATTCTGCTCTGTTGTTATATTTTTGTGATGTTGGGAGTGAAACAGTTAACACTGCATTTGATTTGCACTTCTCATACTGAAGATGAGTGGAAATACATTCTCAGTTCGAGTACCTAATAAAGATGCATTAAACAGAAATACAGTATCTCGGTTCTGATTATAAATTGCATTGTACACAATGCATTTGCAATGGTGAAATGCTGATCTGTGATATTGTTATATATACTATACACACTTTTAAGTGTACAAAAGTATGTATATCTGTCTgtaaaatctttttattattattattattccaacaattaaacattttattttccaagTAAATAGCTGAAATACTTATGCATTTTGACAGTATTTCTGACTTATCTAACCATATGTGTGGTAATGCTAATTATATACTGTTAAACATTCTAAACTCTGGGTGTTTATCACTGTAATCTTGCAATaccttttgtttttgtgttttttgttctttgtaaAAGGAAATGCTTGGGGGCGCATTCCtggtctaataaataaatatcacgcTGTACAAATGACATTGTTCAGATTTTAACTACAGCTCAACCAGGTTGACGTAATTGAAAAATAGTCTGATGGTTGTTTTTTGCGAGGCTCATTAGCAGAACGATTTTGGA
The Carassius auratus strain Wakin chromosome 38, ASM336829v1, whole genome shotgun sequence genome window above contains:
- the LOC113056907 gene encoding cytosolic 5'-nucleotidase 1A-like, with translation MNVNARLRELYPDSEELFDIVLMTNNHAQVGVRLINSINYYDLTIERFCMTGGESPIGYLKAYMTNLYLSKDSKKVQEAIEEGIAAATMFPCDSENELSDTQLRVAFDGDAVLFSDESEIIVKKHGLDTFFRHEKEFENKPLAQGPLKCFLETLGKLQRKFYTKNQRISCPIRTYLVTARSAASAGARVLKTLRSWGLEVDEALFLAGAPKGPLLQKIKPHIFFDDQMFHIEGAQELGTIAAHVPYGIGQKYHKGKHIDTSDTEKNEKI
- the LOC113056905 gene encoding retinol dehydrogenase 14-like — protein: MLRGKTIIVTGANSGIGKATAAEMLRCQGRVIMACRNRERAEKAAQEIQQEAGPEQGELVIKLLDLASLKSVRSFCEEIMKEESRIDILINNAGIYQCPYTKSEDGFEMQFAVNHLGHFLLTNLLLDLLKRSAPSRIIVVSSKLYKYGEINFDDLNSEQSYDKAFAYARSKLANLLFTLELSHRLEETGVTVNALTPGIVRTNLGRHVHIPLLMKPLFNLASRAFFKSPEEGAQTSIYLACSPDVEGVQGKCFANCHEEQLLAKATDEEVAKKLWDISEVMVGITT